Proteins co-encoded in one Halococcoides cellulosivorans genomic window:
- a CDS encoding NADH-ubiquinone oxidoreductase-F iron-sulfur binding region domain-containing protein has product MSVTTSAVDRIGSRSDLDALRREGERSLYPDDPKVIVGMSSCGQAAGADDVYEAFVEATGDAVRVGKTGCLGFCDAEPLVEIIQPDGASVIYENVEVRDVETLAAAAREGHFPEAGRLAARDHADSCAHDDDHPHMDDVAFYESQDRVVMGNSGLVDPVSIEEYVARDGFYGLWETLTQYDPEGLIDELKRSKLRGRGGGGFPTGQKWQFLAGEDREPKYLICNADEGDPGAYMDRTLLESDPYAVIEGMLIGGFAMGAEKGYIYVRAEYPLAIERLQEAIETCRAVGLLGEDVFGEGLSFDLEIKKGAGAFVCGEETALMASIESERGMPSPRPPFPPQSGLWEQPTSINNVETWANVPPIVRKGASWFADLGTEESGGTKVFSVTGDVENTGLVEVPLGTPLEEVVFEIGGGTTGGEFKAVQTGGPSGGVIPREDADTPIDYETLVELGSMMGSGGMIVMDESTCMVDQARFFLDFCVDESCGKCPPCRYGTKQSLEMLEAITNGEADSETIDELADLGETMQDTSLCGLGQTAANPVLSTLEYFEAEYLAHVEDNECPAGDCELGSGQHSKTYKILHEDCIGCHQCSKACPVDAISGEPQETHEIDPEACIGCGQCVEACPLDIIEVRT; this is encoded by the coding sequence ATGAGTGTCACCACGTCCGCCGTCGATCGCATCGGCTCTCGATCCGACCTGGATGCCCTCCGTCGCGAGGGCGAACGGTCGCTGTATCCCGACGACCCGAAGGTCATCGTCGGGATGTCGTCGTGTGGCCAGGCCGCCGGCGCCGACGACGTCTACGAGGCGTTCGTCGAGGCGACCGGCGACGCGGTCCGGGTGGGCAAAACCGGCTGTCTGGGCTTCTGTGACGCCGAACCGCTGGTCGAGATCATCCAGCCAGACGGCGCGAGCGTCATCTACGAGAACGTCGAAGTGCGTGACGTCGAGACGCTCGCTGCGGCCGCGCGCGAGGGGCATTTCCCCGAGGCCGGCCGCCTCGCGGCCCGCGACCACGCCGACTCGTGTGCTCACGACGACGATCACCCCCACATGGACGACGTCGCCTTCTACGAGTCCCAGGACCGCGTCGTCATGGGGAACTCCGGGCTGGTCGATCCGGTCTCGATCGAGGAGTACGTCGCCCGCGACGGCTTTTACGGGCTCTGGGAGACGCTCACCCAGTACGACCCGGAGGGCCTGATCGACGAACTCAAGCGCTCGAAGTTGCGCGGCCGCGGGGGCGGTGGGTTCCCGACGGGCCAGAAGTGGCAGTTCCTCGCGGGCGAGGACCGCGAGCCGAAATACCTGATCTGTAATGCCGACGAGGGCGACCCCGGGGCGTACATGGACCGGACGCTCCTGGAGAGCGACCCGTACGCCGTCATCGAGGGGATGCTCATCGGCGGGTTCGCGATGGGCGCCGAGAAAGGCTACATCTACGTGCGCGCGGAGTACCCCCTCGCGATCGAACGCCTCCAGGAAGCCATCGAGACCTGTCGGGCGGTCGGCCTCCTCGGTGAGGACGTCTTCGGAGAGGGGTTGAGCTTCGATCTGGAGATCAAGAAAGGCGCGGGCGCGTTCGTCTGCGGTGAGGAGACCGCGCTGATGGCGTCGATCGAGTCCGAGCGCGGCATGCCTTCCCCGCGCCCCCCGTTCCCGCCCCAATCCGGCCTGTGGGAACAGCCCACCTCGATCAACAACGTCGAGACCTGGGCGAACGTGCCCCCGATCGTCCGGAAGGGTGCGTCGTGGTTCGCGGATCTCGGCACCGAGGAGAGCGGCGGAACGAAGGTGTTCTCGGTCACGGGCGACGTCGAGAACACTGGTCTCGTCGAGGTCCCGCTGGGGACGCCACTCGAAGAGGTCGTCTTCGAGATCGGCGGCGGGACGACCGGTGGCGAGTTCAAGGCCGTCCAGACCGGTGGGCCCTCCGGCGGGGTGATCCCCCGCGAGGACGCCGACACGCCGATCGACTACGAGACGCTCGTCGAACTCGGCTCGATGATGGGCTCCGGGGGGATGATCGTCATGGACGAGTCGACCTGTATGGTCGATCAGGCCCGTTTCTTCCTGGATTTCTGTGTCGACGAGTCCTGCGGGAAATGTCCTCCCTGTCGGTACGGGACCAAACAGTCCCTGGAGATGCTCGAAGCGATCACCAACGGTGAGGCCGATTCGGAGACGATCGACGAACTCGCGGATCTGGGCGAGACGATGCAGGACACCTCGTTGTGCGGACTCGGCCAGACAGCGGCGAACCCCGTCTTGAGCACGCTCGAATACTTCGAGGCGGAGTACCTGGCCCACGTCGAGGACAACGAGTGTCCCGCCGGCGACTGTGAACTCGGCAGCGGCCAGCACTCGAAGACCTACAAGATCCTCCACGAGGACTGTATCGGCTGTCACCAGTGCTCGAAGGCCTGCCCGGTCGACGCGATCAGCGGCGAACCCCAGGAGACCCACGAGATCGATCCCGAGGCCTGTATCGGCTGTGGACAGTGTGTCGAGGCCTGTCCGCTGGACATCATCGAGGTACGGACGTGA
- a CDS encoding 2Fe-2S iron-sulfur cluster-binding protein, translating into MSQATESEAPTTVSLTIDGTEVQARPDQTILEAAREADIDVPTLCAYEGLSNVGACRMCLVEIDGERTETACTTTVQDEMSVAVHTDELWDQRRSLLELMFAEENHYCMYCEMEGDCELEDLFNEAGLDECHLPLEYMDLDPDTSHDYITLDLDRCISCGRCIRSCEEVVGNATLSFSDRGREAEIVADDDVPLGESSCVSCGSCVQACPTGALYGTQSAYRGRERNCEVTETTCPECSVGCTLEVYTNSGRIVKIEGAEDGPDGGQLCEKGRFELLGDGRPRVEKARVGGTEESVSEARQRVREILADADAIDAVASDRLPLETLQGFAAALEDYPAAVSVPGRERVTLEDRVVAAVTSEFDVDRGDLYASTLAGLEDRDSIVVYDTSIVDSHPVAASYVRRAARSGADLVTVEDETDRLDRFSDTTIDRSAPLADVTDDAAEVFSAGTSAIESDAQSAAESLSAAVDGDSAIVVGPEIRDASTLANVFGLAAMSGAEVLSLNDASNQVFGRMETTDSPADPDVAYLFAADDRDEHIEAMIEHALAADTVIVQATRESPLTKLADVVLPALDWYERGGTFVDAAGRRRTIDPVLRPRGAIDDDLVADVEVDA; encoded by the coding sequence ATGAGTCAAGCGACAGAGAGCGAGGCGCCGACGACGGTCAGCCTCACCATCGACGGCACGGAGGTACAGGCACGACCCGATCAGACGATCCTGGAGGCCGCCCGCGAGGCCGACATCGACGTTCCGACGCTGTGTGCGTACGAGGGCCTCTCGAACGTCGGGGCCTGCCGGATGTGTCTGGTCGAGATCGACGGTGAACGTACCGAGACGGCCTGTACGACGACCGTTCAGGACGAGATGAGCGTCGCGGTCCACACCGACGAGTTGTGGGACCAGCGACGCAGCCTGCTCGAACTGATGTTCGCGGAGGAGAATCACTACTGCATGTACTGCGAGATGGAGGGCGACTGCGAACTCGAAGACCTGTTCAACGAGGCGGGTCTCGACGAGTGTCACCTTCCGCTCGAATACATGGATCTCGACCCGGACACCAGTCACGACTACATCACGCTCGATCTCGACCGGTGTATCTCGTGTGGCCGGTGCATTCGGAGCTGTGAGGAGGTCGTCGGGAACGCGACGCTCTCTTTCAGCGATCGGGGCCGCGAGGCCGAAATCGTCGCAGACGACGACGTGCCGCTGGGCGAGTCCTCGTGTGTCTCGTGTGGGTCGTGTGTGCAGGCCTGCCCGACCGGGGCCCTGTACGGCACCCAGTCGGCCTACCGCGGGCGCGAACGCAACTGTGAGGTCACCGAGACGACCTGTCCCGAGTGCTCGGTCGGCTGTACGCTGGAGGTGTACACCAACTCCGGGCGGATCGTCAAGATCGAGGGCGCCGAAGACGGGCCCGATGGTGGGCAACTCTGTGAGAAGGGTCGCTTCGAACTGCTTGGCGACGGTCGCCCGCGCGTGGAGAAAGCTCGCGTCGGGGGCACCGAGGAGTCCGTCAGCGAGGCCCGCCAGCGCGTCCGCGAGATCCTCGCTGACGCCGACGCGATCGACGCGGTCGCCTCGGATCGTCTGCCCCTGGAGACCCTGCAGGGCTTCGCCGCCGCTCTCGAGGACTACCCCGCGGCGGTGTCCGTGCCCGGACGCGAGCGCGTGACACTCGAAGATCGCGTGGTCGCGGCCGTCACGAGCGAGTTCGACGTCGATCGCGGTGACCTGTACGCGAGTACGCTCGCCGGTCTGGAAGACCGTGACTCGATCGTCGTCTACGACACCTCGATCGTCGATTCGCACCCGGTCGCCGCGAGCTACGTCCGCCGGGCCGCCCGGTCGGGCGCGGACCTGGTTACCGTCGAAGACGAGACGGATCGACTGGATCGGTTCTCCGACACCACGATCGATCGGTCGGCCCCGCTCGCGGACGTCACCGACGACGCCGCCGAAGTGTTCTCGGCGGGCACGAGCGCGATCGAATCGGACGCCCAGTCGGCGGCCGAGAGCCTCTCGGCGGCCGTCGACGGCGACAGCGCGATCGTCGTCGGCCCGGAGATCCGGGACGCATCGACGCTCGCGAACGTCTTCGGGCTGGCGGCGATGTCGGGCGCGGAGGTCCTCAGCCTCAACGACGCCTCGAATCAGGTGTTCGGCCGGATGGAGACGACCGACTCGCCCGCCGATCCCGACGTGGCCTACCTGTTCGCGGCCGACGACCGTGATGAACACATCGAGGCGATGATCGAGCACGCGCTCGCCGCCGACACCGTCATCGTCCAGGCCACGCGCGAATCGCCGCTGACGAAACTCGCGGACGTCGTCTTGCCCGCGCTCGACTGGTACGAACGCGGCGGGACCTTCGTCGACGCCGCGGGTCGACGCCGGACGATCGATCCAGTGCTCCGCCCGCGCGGCGCGATCGACGACGATCTGGTCGCGGACGTGGAGGTGGACGCATGA
- a CDS encoding NADH-quinone oxidoreductase subunit B family protein produces the protein MSADSEASDAPADTAGDDEDARTTVATVCLGGCSGCHMEFLNVDHGLVDLLEDVEFVASHMIVDEKEVPEADIGIAEGVVTNEENVEVAQELRENCDTVVAWGDCAALRGIMSLRNDQDPEDMLEAAFDGKADEHSEVPTGEGDAVPRLLQDARPLDEFIDVDVFVPGCPPDADVMEASLAALARGETPEISGEALQYD, from the coding sequence ATGAGCGCCGACAGCGAGGCGAGCGATGCACCGGCCGACACGGCGGGAGACGACGAGGACGCTCGCACCACCGTCGCGACGGTCTGTCTCGGCGGCTGTTCGGGCTGTCACATGGAGTTTTTGAACGTCGATCACGGACTCGTCGACCTCCTCGAAGACGTCGAGTTCGTCGCGAGCCACATGATCGTTGACGAGAAGGAGGTCCCAGAGGCCGACATCGGCATCGCGGAGGGCGTCGTCACCAACGAGGAGAACGTCGAGGTCGCCCAGGAACTCCGCGAGAACTGTGACACCGTCGTCGCGTGGGGCGACTGTGCCGCGCTCCGGGGGATCATGTCCCTGCGCAACGACCAGGACCCAGAGGATATGCTCGAAGCGGCCTTCGACGGCAAAGCCGACGAGCACAGCGAGGTCCCAACTGGCGAGGGCGATGCCGTCCCACGCCTCCTCCAGGACGCCCGGCCGCTCGACGAGTTCATCGACGTCGACGTGTTCGTCCCGGGCTGTCCGCCCGACGCCGACGTGATGGAAGCGAGCCTGGCCGCACTGGCCCGCGGTGAAACCCCCGAGATTTCGGGTGAAGCGCTGCAGTACGACTAA
- a CDS encoding Ni/Fe hydrogenase subunit alpha, producing the protein MSETEVIDPVTRVEGHGKITIELDDDGGVEDAKFHVTEFRGFEEFVEGRPVWEMPEITARICGICPVSHQLAAAKAADQIAGVELPEGAVRLRELLHMGQVLQSHALSFFYLSSPDLVLGHDADPAKRNIEGVLEEHPDLAERGIELRSFGQDVIAALGEKKVHPDFAVMGGVTNTLDRSDGESLRTRSEPLTGYIRETIDELAEIFADMDEQLLDYATYATGYMGLVDDGSLEHYDGDVRLTDEDGSILEEIDDAAYDEIIAERSTDWSYLKFPYYKEAGFEAGQYRVGPLARLNAADSVDTPEAGEEYERFMAAADGPVHERSTYYHWARLIEMLYCVERIQELLDGTAVYDGIPNVAAKPENSRGVGVIEAPRGTLIHEYEVDDGGAVTNANFIVATTHNNGAMNRGVKSAAESFIQGPEIPEDTLNTMESVIRCYDPCLSCSTHAIGEMPLEVTLERDGDVLDHVER; encoded by the coding sequence ATGAGCGAAACAGAAGTCATCGACCCTGTCACGCGCGTCGAGGGGCACGGCAAGATCACCATCGAACTCGACGACGACGGTGGCGTCGAGGACGCGAAGTTCCACGTCACCGAGTTTCGCGGGTTCGAGGAGTTCGTCGAGGGCCGTCCGGTCTGGGAGATGCCCGAGATCACCGCGCGGATCTGTGGGATCTGCCCGGTGAGCCACCAGCTCGCGGCGGCGAAAGCCGCCGATCAGATCGCGGGTGTCGAATTGCCCGAGGGCGCGGTCCGCCTGCGCGAGTTGCTCCACATGGGCCAGGTGCTGCAATCACACGCCCTGAGTTTCTTCTACCTGTCGAGCCCGGACCTCGTGCTGGGCCACGACGCCGATCCCGCCAAGCGCAACATCGAGGGCGTCTTGGAGGAACATCCCGATCTCGCCGAACGCGGGATCGAACTCCGGAGTTTCGGCCAGGACGTCATCGCCGCGCTGGGCGAGAAGAAAGTCCACCCCGACTTCGCGGTGATGGGCGGGGTGACGAACACGCTCGACCGCTCGGACGGCGAGTCGCTGCGCACGCGTTCCGAGCCGTTGACGGGCTACATCCGCGAGACGATCGATGAACTCGCGGAGATCTTCGCGGACATGGACGAGCAACTGCTCGACTACGCGACCTACGCGACGGGCTATATGGGCCTCGTCGACGACGGCAGCCTCGAACACTACGACGGCGACGTCCGCCTGACCGACGAGGACGGCTCGATCCTCGAAGAGATCGACGACGCGGCGTACGACGAGATCATCGCGGAGCGCTCGACGGACTGGAGCTATCTGAAGTTCCCGTACTACAAGGAGGCCGGTTTCGAGGCCGGTCAGTACCGCGTCGGCCCGCTCGCGCGGTTGAACGCCGCCGACTCGGTCGACACGCCCGAGGCCGGCGAGGAGTACGAGCGCTTTATGGCCGCCGCCGACGGCCCGGTCCACGAGCGCTCGACGTACTACCACTGGGCGCGCCTGATCGAGATGCTGTACTGCGTCGAGCGGATTCAGGAACTGCTCGACGGGACCGCCGTCTACGACGGCATTCCGAACGTCGCCGCAAAACCCGAGAACTCCCGCGGTGTCGGCGTCATCGAGGCGCCCCGGGGAACGCTCATCCACGAGTACGAAGTCGACGACGGCGGCGCGGTCACCAACGCGAACTTCATCGTCGCGACCACCCACAACAACGGCGCGATGAACCGCGGCGTGAAATCCGCCGCCGAGTCGTTCATCCAGGGCCCGGAGATCCCCGAGGACACGCTCAACACCATGGAGAGCGTGATCCGGTGTTACGACCCCTGCCTGTCGTGTTCGACCCACGCCATCGGTGAGATGCCCCTGGAGGTCACCCTCGAACGCGATGGCGACGTCCTCGATCACGTCGAGCGCTAA
- a CDS encoding hydrogenase maturation protease, with protein sequence MTLIVGIGNEIKRDDVVGLEVTDRIAEAYDLDAEIRTMTSGRLMLIDELSGHDRAILIDAVATEDGTPGEWYQFDPATVEPDSGGGVATHNVGLETLTTLGEAMGESMPEVTIYAIEVADPFTYEEGMTDPVAARVDDLVSEIGDAISEELAAAM encoded by the coding sequence ATGACACTGATCGTCGGCATCGGCAACGAGATCAAACGCGACGACGTGGTCGGCCTCGAAGTCACCGATCGCATCGCCGAGGCGTACGATCTCGACGCGGAGATCCGGACGATGACCTCCGGGCGATTGATGCTCATCGACGAGTTGAGCGGGCACGATCGCGCCATCCTGATCGACGCGGTCGCGACCGAGGACGGGACGCCCGGCGAGTGGTACCAGTTCGACCCCGCGACGGTCGAACCGGACTCGGGCGGTGGGGTGGCGACCCACAACGTCGGCCTGGAGACGCTGACGACACTGGGCGAGGCGATGGGCGAGTCGATGCCCGAGGTGACGATCTACGCCATCGAGGTCGCAGACCCCTTCACGTACGAGGAGGGGATGACCGATCCGGTCGCGGCACGCGTCGACGATCTGGTCAGCGAGATCGGTGACGCGATCAGCGAGGAGTTGGCGGCGGCGATGTAG
- a CDS encoding aldehyde dehydrogenase family protein encodes METASKDISDEASSIEQRHADAAEEVLPDHRSLYIGGSWVDSASGDSFETRDPTTGESLASVAAGSSADIDDAVAAAWDAFDERFSEFSTAERQAMLESIADRVEANSEAFARLESLDNGKPISEARIDVSLVIDHFRYFAGAARTHEGTTVETDDSRHVQTLEEPYGVVGQIIPWNFPLLMAAWKLGPALAAGNTVVLKPAEQTPLSILKLMELTEDIIPDGVVNVVPGLGEAAGAPLASHDDIRKLAFTGSTAVGSEVMQSAAESITDVTLELGGKSPLVVFPDADLDAAVETAILAIFFNTGEVCCAGSRLFVHEDIEDQFLDQLASAAADLTIGDPLLESTDLGPKVSADQLDRTLEYIERARDADATVLTGGSQPDDDSLADGCFVEPTLISDIDHDHAAVQEEIFGPVQEIFTWSDYDAMIDLANDVDYGLAAGVLTGDVSTAHECAKDLEAGNVWINTYNDFPAGQPFGGYKQSGIGRETAQDAVDHYTQTKTVTVGLQ; translated from the coding sequence ATGGAGACAGCCAGTAAGGACATCTCTGACGAAGCATCGTCGATCGAACAGCGCCACGCCGACGCGGCCGAGGAAGTGCTGCCGGACCATCGCAGCCTGTACATCGGTGGGTCCTGGGTCGACAGTGCCTCGGGCGACTCGTTCGAGACGCGCGACCCGACGACCGGCGAGTCACTCGCCAGCGTCGCCGCCGGGTCGAGCGCCGACATCGACGACGCCGTCGCCGCCGCCTGGGACGCCTTCGACGAGCGATTCAGCGAGTTCTCGACCGCCGAACGCCAGGCGATGCTCGAATCGATCGCCGACCGGGTCGAAGCGAACAGCGAGGCGTTCGCCCGACTCGAATCGCTCGACAACGGCAAGCCGATCAGCGAGGCCCGGATCGACGTGAGCCTCGTCATCGATCACTTCCGGTATTTCGCCGGCGCGGCCCGGACCCACGAGGGCACGACCGTCGAGACCGACGACAGCCGCCACGTCCAGACGCTCGAAGAGCCCTACGGCGTCGTCGGGCAGATCATCCCCTGGAACTTCCCGCTGTTGATGGCCGCCTGGAAACTCGGTCCCGCGCTGGCGGCGGGCAACACCGTCGTGCTCAAACCGGCCGAGCAGACCCCACTCTCGATTCTCAAGCTGATGGAACTGACCGAGGACATCATTCCGGACGGCGTCGTCAACGTGGTCCCCGGTCTGGGCGAGGCGGCTGGCGCGCCCCTGGCCAGCCACGACGACATTCGAAAGCTCGCCTTTACCGGGTCGACCGCGGTCGGCTCGGAGGTCATGCAGAGCGCCGCCGAATCGATCACCGACGTCACGCTCGAACTCGGCGGGAAGAGCCCGCTGGTGGTCTTCCCGGACGCCGACCTCGACGCCGCGGTCGAGACGGCGATCCTCGCGATCTTTTTCAACACCGGCGAGGTCTGCTGTGCCGGGTCGCGGCTGTTCGTCCACGAGGACATCGAAGATCAGTTCCTCGATCAGCTGGCGAGTGCCGCCGCAGACCTCACGATTGGTGATCCGCTGCTCGAATCGACCGATCTCGGCCCGAAGGTGAGTGCCGACCAGCTCGATCGTACACTGGAGTACATCGAGCGCGCCCGCGACGCGGACGCGACCGTCCTCACTGGCGGGAGCCAGCCCGACGACGACAGCCTCGCGGACGGCTGTTTCGTCGAGCCGACACTGATCAGCGACATCGATCACGATCACGCGGCCGTCCAGGAGGAGATCTTCGGCCCGGTCCAGGAAATCTTCACCTGGAGCGACTACGACGCGATGATCGACCTAGCCAACGACGTCGATTACGGCCTCGCCGCGGGCGTCCTGACCGGTGACGTCTCGACCGCCCACGAGTGTGCGAAAGATCTCGAAGCGGGCAACGTCTGGATCAATACGTACAACGACTTCCCGGCGGGCCAGCCGTTCGGCGGGTATAAACAGTCGGGGATCGGTCGTGAGACCGCCCAGGACGCCGTCGATCACTACACGCAGACGAAAACCGTCACCGTGGGGCTCCAGTAG
- a CDS encoding MATE family efflux transporter, whose product MAGIRSIARRVGHAYVAALAWLGLVDRTDGEAALALAAPVMVTGGLRVLLRVADFAMVGWALGDAAIAGLELGFQYYFVGFGLSLAISSGTISVVSRLHGAGEYDRANRAVAQSLWLAVAIGLPLTVLAWLRAPELVGLLTPDPDVVRYGSTYLAIVMLAMVPRFWSMVAARALAGGGDTVTPMAVRTITLPTNVVLNAVLIFGLGPAPRLGVAGAAIGTVIANAIAAGAFLGLLLSGRFVVALPRRPTVDPALIVEIVRVALPLAGMRLLQTGARFPFLAILGLVSTPAVAAYAVGRRVVMLAMMPAWGFATASSTLVGQRLGGEDPDGARSAGWQTARIALVTQVGVAIVIVAAARPIAHLFGTAHPDLVVAFVRTFGVIVASFSLSRTMRGALRGAGDTRWPLYGTVLGSTVRLAIAALALPAGLAVALPALGTVTIGAGLGLPAIYTALVADYALKAAVNTYRFHSGRWRAVANAARLDS is encoded by the coding sequence ATGGCAGGGATTCGCTCGATCGCCCGACGCGTCGGTCACGCGTACGTCGCCGCGCTCGCCTGGCTGGGTCTCGTCGATCGGACCGACGGCGAAGCGGCGCTCGCGCTGGCTGCGCCGGTGATGGTCACCGGCGGGTTGCGCGTGCTCCTCCGGGTCGCGGATTTCGCGATGGTCGGATGGGCGCTGGGCGACGCGGCGATCGCCGGCCTCGAACTCGGCTTTCAGTACTACTTCGTGGGCTTCGGCCTCTCGCTGGCGATCTCCTCTGGGACGATCAGTGTCGTCTCGCGACTCCACGGCGCGGGCGAGTACGACCGGGCGAACCGCGCGGTCGCCCAGTCGCTGTGGCTCGCCGTCGCGATCGGTCTGCCGCTGACCGTGCTCGCCTGGCTCCGCGCGCCCGAACTGGTGGGATTGCTCACGCCCGATCCCGACGTCGTGCGCTACGGCAGCACGTACCTCGCGATCGTCATGCTCGCGATGGTGCCGCGATTCTGGAGCATGGTCGCTGCGCGGGCGCTCGCCGGCGGTGGCGACACCGTCACGCCGATGGCCGTCCGGACGATCACGCTCCCGACGAACGTCGTGCTCAACGCCGTGCTGATCTTCGGGCTGGGGCCGGCCCCGCGGCTGGGCGTCGCGGGCGCGGCGATCGGGACCGTGATCGCGAACGCGATCGCCGCCGGTGCCTTCCTCGGCCTGTTGCTCTCGGGGCGGTTCGTCGTCGCGCTGCCGCGCCGACCCACCGTCGATCCTGCGTTGATCGTCGAGATCGTCCGGGTCGCGCTCCCGCTCGCGGGGATGCGGCTGCTCCAGACCGGCGCGCGATTCCCCTTCCTCGCAATTTTGGGTCTGGTGAGTACGCCCGCCGTGGCGGCCTATGCCGTCGGGCGACGCGTCGTCATGCTCGCGATGATGCCCGCGTGGGGCTTCGCGACCGCGTCGAGTACGCTCGTCGGGCAGCGTCTCGGTGGTGAGGATCCCGACGGCGCGCGATCGGCTGGCTGGCAGACCGCACGGATCGCACTGGTCACCCAGGTGGGGGTCGCGATCGTCATCGTCGCCGCCGCACGCCCGATCGCGCACCTCTTCGGGACGGCCCATCCCGATCTCGTCGTCGCGTTCGTCCGCACCTTCGGCGTGATCGTCGCGAGTTTCAGCCTCTCGCGGACGATGCGCGGCGCACTCCGGGGTGCGGGCGACACGCGGTGGCCACTCTACGGCACGGTCCTCGGATCGACGGTTCGACTCGCGATCGCCGCGCTCGCGCTGCCGGCCGGCCTCGCGGTCGCGCTCCCGGCGCTCGGGACGGTCACGATCGGTGCGGGCCTTGGCCTGCCGGCGATCTACACCGCCCTCGTCGCCGACTACGCGCTCAAGGCGGCGGTCAACACCTATCGCTTCCACAGCGGGCGGTGGCGCGCGGTCGCGAACGCGGCACGTCTCGACTCCTGA
- a CDS encoding glycosyl hydrolase has translation MEPHDSADDDPVTDRFASTRRRFMRTGAAAGLGTAALGSLSTASAATLSNPDATDNARALYQYLQEISGEKILSGQEYEPWGIDEMDYLQDVTGRQPAVMGLDFINENFEWRVDRAIEHWNAGGIVTLMWHWGAPTLGPGYENSKGEIDVWRCFEEGTAENQAMYEDLDQIAEHLATLRDEGIPVIWRPMHELNGGWFWWSKSGADAFIELWQTVYDYFTDEWDLDNLIWVLGYADTPDADWDPGREYYDIAGADTYSPPSDSLVSMYDGVVDIHGSEIPIAYHECGTPPDPAACANDGAWWSWWMNWHTEWLTDNSDGHLDYVYNHDLTLTLDDLPDLTDQGTTCEPTDLAPYVSVDGGEWTEAATVSIEAGQTVEIGPHPTDGGSWSWDGPGVSATTREIEVSPSETSTYTATFTNSCGEQSTVSVTVAVEEASGPEPIAGTVPQDLDGDGLYEDVSGNDKLDFPDVNVLFQHTDDPAVQNYASAYDFSGDGTVDSQDVLALFELV, from the coding sequence ATGGAACCACACGACTCCGCCGACGACGACCCGGTGACCGACCGGTTCGCGTCCACACGACGACGATTCATGCGAACGGGTGCCGCGGCCGGGCTGGGAACGGCCGCGCTCGGAAGCCTTTCGACGGCGTCTGCGGCGACGCTGTCGAACCCGGACGCCACCGACAACGCACGCGCACTGTACCAGTATCTCCAGGAGATTTCCGGCGAGAAGATCCTCTCCGGACAGGAGTACGAACCCTGGGGCATCGACGAGATGGACTACCTCCAGGACGTGACGGGCCGCCAACCCGCCGTCATGGGCCTGGATTTCATCAACGAGAACTTCGAGTGGCGTGTCGATCGCGCGATCGAACACTGGAACGCGGGTGGGATCGTGACGCTCATGTGGCACTGGGGCGCGCCGACGTTGGGCCCGGGCTACGAGAACAGCAAGGGCGAGATCGACGTCTGGCGCTGCTTCGAGGAGGGCACCGCCGAGAACCAGGCGATGTACGAGGATCTCGACCAGATCGCTGAGCACCTCGCGACCCTGCGCGACGAGGGGATCCCGGTCATCTGGCGGCCGATGCACGAACTGAACGGGGGCTGGTTCTGGTGGTCGAAAAGCGGTGCCGACGCGTTCATCGAACTCTGGCAGACGGTGTACGACTACTTCACCGACGAGTGGGACCTCGACAACCTCATCTGGGTGCTGGGCTACGCCGACACCCCCGACGCGGACTGGGACCCCGGTCGCGAGTACTACGACATCGCCGGGGCCGACACCTACAGCCCGCCCTCTGACTCCCTAGTGAGCATGTACGACGGCGTCGTCGACATCCACGGCTCGGAGATCCCCATCGCGTACCACGAGTGCGGGACCCCGCCGGACCCGGCGGCGTGTGCGAACGACGGCGCGTGGTGGTCCTGGTGGATGAACTGGCACACCGAGTGGCTCACCGACAACTCCGACGGGCATCTGGACTACGTCTACAATCACGACCTCACCCTGACACTCGACGATCTTCCGGATCTGACGGATCAGGGGACGACCTGTGAGCCGACGGACCTCGCGCCGTACGTCAGTGTCGACGGCGGCGAGTGGACCGAGGCCGCGACGGTATCGATCGAGGCGGGCCAGACCGTCGAGATCGGCCCGCATCCGACCGACGGTGGGTCGTGGTCGTGGGACGGGCCGGGCGTCTCGGCGACGACCCGCGAGATCGAGGTCTCGCCGTCCGAGACCAGTACGTACACCGCGACGTTCACGAACTCCTGTGGCGAACAGTCGACCGTGTCGGTGACGGTCGCCGTCGAAGAGGCGTCCGGCCCGGAGCCCATCGCGGGCACCGTCCCACAGGACCTCGACGGTGACGGCCTGTACGAGGACGTCTCCGGCAACGACAAACTGGACTTTCCCGACGTGAACGTCCTGTTCCAGCACACCGACGATCCCGCAGTCCAGAATTACGCGTCGGCATACGACTTCAGCGGCGACGGCACTGTCGACTCACAGGACGTGCTGGCACTGTTCGAACTGGTGTAA